The genomic stretch CTagaaattacaaaatgttGCTAATATAGTAACTTATAGCACACTGATAGTAAAGTAAAAGACCTTACAGCCTTACATACGCCTTTCGTAGCAATTTCAACTCGATACTGACAAAAAGCCTTTCTATCACCTTTCTatcaaaagaatttaaaaaatacagattaaattgTCTTATAATGTCTTATGTCAATCAGAAATCTGTGATGTCTTGGTGTGTGTCTTGGTGATGTCTATGTtattgaagtgtcgtgtattttaacagaaaacaagtttttagctgttattatattaaatcctATCTAATTTCCCATTCCTAATAAGTAATTGCAACTTCAAAAATGGGAGAAGTATCATTTGAAACAAGTGCCTACGCTAAAATTATACTACATGCAGTGAAATATTCTCAATGTGCTGTGAACGGAATACTACTAGCGGATGGAAGCAAAATTAAAGAGGGGTCTAAGAATCCCGACCTGCATATTGTGGATACGATGCCCTTATTTCACCATAGCCATAGTTTATCGCCAATGGCTGAGGTCGCTTTAACACAGGTAACCAAACCACTCCAAtctttttctaatattttaatatgtgaACATAGAGCGTACCTACATAGTCTTTTTTCCTGCCGGCTCTTAGATTTtgattgtaaataatactGTAAAATTAGTGGGTAATCATGGTTATAATTTAAAGTGCTTAAGAAGCCTCATTGACAATAACATGTTTGAGATCAAAAAAGCAACACtaacatttatatttgatAAGATTTACAAGCTCAAACCCAAATCGAAACCTTTTCACTCAAACAGCAACAGTAACATCAAgcaaattgtaattttttgtagattgAAGCATTAGCGCAAGCCGACAATCGCGTGATAGCCGGTTACTATGCAGGCTGTGAGAACTTTAACGACAACACTGTGGAGAAGTGTCCAGGTCAGAAGATTGCTGAGAAAATTGCTGAACACTTCCCATCCGCTGTGTTTATTGTGGTAATGATAACATTTAATTGTCAAAAGTATTACATGAAATTTGCAGAATTTccatatattaatataacttaaattaaagttagacatgataaattaaaatttttaaaattatcttatcaTCTTGCAAGTAAAATGAAAACTCTGAAATCTATTACCTACTTGATTTTTTATACACACATGTGATAGATAATTCTGATTTTTACACAATAGATTCTGATTTTAATAatcacatttttataattttaaggtGGACAACAAAAGGCTAGTTAGACACTTGGTTACACCAGCAATTAAGATTTACAGATACAGTGAAGGGAAGTGGAAACCACAGGACACAAATAAAGTGTTATTCCGTAAGTTATATTGacttttaattgaaattaggcttattctgaaaaaaattatatttaagctGTACAAATACTATATGCATTTTCAAGGCATtgcaacaaaaaacaaaaatggttatttttattttgacaccTACCCTCAAAAACTACTATAATTTGTTCatatcacaaaatataaagttaatcACAAACATTGGAGGGTAGAACGTAAATTCTATTGAAAATTGTTGCTTAGTTCATCAAGCCCAAGCTATATGTCTTGCATTCAAAGCATTTGTAATATTGATGCTAATAGCattcataaattatgttttttcatttaaaacttgatatattgttatttttttatagcatttgTCCGATTTATTTGAAAGTCGTGGGTTCAAATCCTTCCAAGTGATTGAATTTCTCActctaaaaattataatatcaaaatttcTTTTCAGAAACACCTCTAGTACTAGAAACGGTGTCTCATCTCTTGCAATGGGAAGTATATAAAGAGTTGGTGGACTTC from Colias croceus chromosome 9, ilColCroc2.1 encodes the following:
- the LOC123694346 gene encoding ER membrane protein complex subunit 8/9 homolog; translated protein: MGEVSFETSAYAKIILHAVKYSQCAVNGILLADGSKIKEGSKNPDLHIVDTMPLFHHSHSLSPMAEVALTQIEALAQADNRVIAGYYAGCENFNDNTVEKCPGQKIAEKIAEHFPSAVFIVVDNKRLVRHLVTPAIKIYRYSEGKWKPQDTNKVLFQTPLVLETVSHLLQWEVYKELVDFDNYLDDLTQDWSNLGIEKVVSSINAVNTIDSK